The Candidatus Pantoea soli genome window below encodes:
- the clpS gene encoding ATP-dependent Clp protease adapter ClpS yields the protein MANTNDWLNFEHLAEDKVREGLKPPSMYKVILNNDDYTPMEFVIDVLQKFFSYDVERATQLMLKVHYHGKAICGVFTAEVAETKVAQVNNYARDNQHPLLCTLEKA from the coding sequence ATGGCAAACACAAACGACTGGCTTAACTTTGAACATCTGGCCGAAGACAAAGTACGTGAAGGGTTAAAGCCGCCTTCTATGTATAAAGTTATCCTGAATAACGACGATTATACACCTATGGAATTTGTTATTGACGTTCTGCAAAAGTTCTTTTCTTATGATGTTGAACGTGCAACGCAGCTGATGCTGAAAGTTCACTACCATGGAAAGGCAATCTGTGGTGTATTCACTGCAGAAGTGGCGGAGACGAAAGTCGCCCAGGTGAACAATTATGCTCGCGATAATCAACATCCGTTGTTATGTACGCTGGAAAAAGCCTGA
- the clpA gene encoding ATP-dependent Clp protease ATP-binding subunit ClpA, whose product MLNQELELSLNMAFARAREHRHEFMTVEHLLLALLSNPSAREALEACTVDIAALRQELEAFIEQTTPVLPASEEERDTQPTLSFQRVLQRAVFHVQSSGRSEVSGANVLVAIFSEQESQAAYLLRKHEVSRLDVVNFISHGTRKDEPGQPQNSAENPVNEEQAGGEERMENFTTNLNQLARVGGIDPLIGRDKELERAIQVLCRRRKNNPLLVGESGVGKTAIAEGLAWRIVQGDVPEVMKECTIYSLDIGSLLAGTKYRGDFEKRFKALLKQLEQDNNSILFIDEIHTIIGAGAASGGQVDAANLIKPLLSSGKIRVMGSTTYQEFSNIFEKDRALARRFQKIDITEPSVEETVQILNGLKPKYEAHHDVRYTAKAVRAAVELAVKYINDRHLPDKAIDVIDEAGARARLVPVSKRKKTVNVSDIESVVARIARIPEQSVSATDRDTLKNLGDRLKMLVFGQDNAIEALTEAIKMSRAGLGQDRKPVGSFLFAGPTGVGKTEVTVQLAKALGIELLRFDMSEYMERHTVSRLIGAPPGYVGFDQGGLLTDAVIKHPHAVVLLDEIEKAHPDVFNLLLQVMDNGMLTDNNGRKADFRNVVLVMTTNAGVRETERKSIGLIQQDNSTDAMEEIKKIFTPEFRNRLDNIIWFRHLDTEVIHQVVDKFIVELQAQLDAKGVSLEVSDDARDWLAEKGYDKAMGARPMARTVQENLKKPLANELLFGSLVDGGSVSVALDKEKNQLTYHFLSAEKRKTEGTVH is encoded by the coding sequence ATGCTCAATCAAGAACTGGAACTCAGTTTAAACATGGCTTTCGCCAGAGCGCGCGAGCACCGTCACGAGTTTATGACCGTCGAGCATCTGTTGCTGGCCCTGCTCAGCAACCCGTCGGCCAGAGAGGCACTGGAAGCCTGTACGGTGGATATCGCGGCTCTTCGTCAGGAACTCGAAGCCTTCATAGAACAAACCACGCCGGTGCTGCCTGCCAGCGAAGAGGAGCGGGACACGCAACCGACGCTCAGCTTCCAGCGCGTGCTGCAGCGGGCCGTATTCCATGTCCAGTCATCCGGTCGCAGCGAAGTTTCGGGTGCGAACGTGCTGGTCGCCATCTTCAGCGAGCAGGAGTCGCAGGCGGCTTATCTGCTGCGCAAACACGAAGTGAGCCGCCTTGATGTGGTGAACTTCATCTCCCATGGTACGCGTAAAGATGAACCGGGCCAGCCGCAGAACAGCGCGGAAAATCCGGTCAACGAAGAGCAAGCAGGCGGGGAGGAACGTATGGAAAACTTCACCACCAATCTTAATCAGCTTGCTCGTGTCGGCGGTATTGACCCGCTGATCGGCCGCGATAAAGAGCTGGAACGGGCGATTCAGGTACTGTGCCGTCGGCGTAAAAACAACCCGCTGCTGGTGGGGGAATCCGGCGTTGGTAAAACCGCCATTGCGGAAGGCCTTGCCTGGCGCATCGTGCAGGGCGACGTACCGGAAGTGATGAAAGAGTGCACCATTTATTCACTCGATATCGGCTCTCTGCTGGCGGGCACCAAGTACCGCGGTGATTTTGAAAAACGTTTCAAAGCGCTGCTGAAACAGCTGGAACAGGACAACAACAGCATCCTGTTTATCGACGAAATTCACACCATCATTGGCGCGGGTGCCGCATCAGGTGGTCAGGTGGATGCGGCGAACCTGATTAAGCCGCTGCTCTCCAGCGGTAAAATTCGCGTGATGGGTTCCACCACCTATCAGGAATTCAGCAATATCTTTGAGAAAGACCGGGCGCTGGCACGGCGTTTCCAGAAGATCGACATCACCGAGCCTTCTGTGGAAGAGACGGTGCAGATTCTCAACGGTCTGAAACCGAAGTATGAAGCGCATCACGATGTGCGCTATACCGCGAAAGCGGTGCGTGCAGCGGTTGAGCTGGCGGTGAAGTACATCAACGATCGTCATCTGCCGGATAAAGCGATTGACGTGATTGATGAAGCCGGTGCGCGTGCGCGCCTGGTGCCGGTCAGCAAGCGTAAAAAGACCGTCAACGTGTCAGATATTGAATCGGTTGTCGCGCGCATTGCCCGTATTCCGGAGCAGAGCGTTTCAGCGACCGATCGCGATACGCTGAAAAACCTTGGCGACCGTCTGAAAATGCTGGTGTTTGGTCAGGACAACGCTATCGAGGCGCTGACGGAGGCGATCAAAATGAGCCGCGCCGGTCTGGGCCAGGATCGCAAGCCGGTGGGTTCCTTCCTGTTTGCCGGGCCAACCGGTGTCGGGAAAACCGAAGTCACCGTGCAGCTGGCAAAAGCGCTGGGTATCGAGCTGCTGCGCTTTGATATGTCCGAGTACATGGAACGCCATACCGTCAGCCGTCTGATCGGTGCGCCTCCGGGTTATGTCGGTTTTGACCAGGGCGGTCTGCTGACGGATGCGGTGATCAAACATCCACATGCCGTCGTGCTGCTGGATGAAATTGAGAAAGCGCATCCGGATGTGTTTAACCTGCTGCTGCAGGTGATGGACAACGGTATGCTGACCGACAACAACGGGCGCAAAGCGGATTTCCGTAATGTTGTGCTGGTGATGACGACCAACGCCGGGGTACGTGAAACTGAGCGTAAGTCGATTGGCCTGATTCAGCAGGACAACAGCACTGACGCGATGGAAGAGATCAAAAAGATCTTTACGCCGGAGTTCCGTAACCGTCTCGACAATATTATCTGGTTCCGTCATCTCGATACCGAGGTGATTCATCAGGTGGTGGATAAATTCATTGTTGAGCTGCAGGCGCAGCTGGATGCGAAAGGGGTTTCGCTGGAAGTCAGCGACGATGCCCGCGACTGGCTGGCGGAGAAAGGGTACGACAAAGCGATGGGTGCCCGTCCGATGGCGCGTACCGTGCAGGAGAACCTGAAAAAACCGCTGGCGAATGAGCTGCTGTTTGGCTCGCTGGTGGATGGTGGCTCCGTCTCGGTTGCTCTCGACAAAGAGAAAAATCAGCTTACCTATCACTTCCTGAGCGCGGAGAAGCGTAAAACGGAAGGCACCGTGCACTAA
- the infA gene encoding translation initiation factor IF-1 yields MAKEDNIEMQGTVLDTLPNTMFRVELENGHVVTAHISGKMRKNYIRILTGDKVTVELTPYDLSKGRIVFRSR; encoded by the coding sequence ATGGCCAAAGAAGACAATATTGAAATGCAAGGTACCGTACTGGATACGTTACCTAACACCATGTTCCGCGTAGAGCTTGAAAACGGGCACGTGGTTACCGCTCATATCTCCGGTAAAATGCGTAAAAACTACATCCGCATCCTGACGGGCGACAAAGTGACTGTCGAGTTGACCCCGTACGACCTGAGCAAAGGCCGCATTGTCTTCCGTAGTCGCTAA